The genomic stretch GTTAGGTTAAGCGTTGCCCCTCGATACTCCTTTCCCAAGGGATGAACATCAGAACCCCTAATGTCCTAACTCAGAGGGTCTCAGAACGAAAGGCAGAGAGGACCCTGACAGGGAAGGACTAAAACTCAACCTCTAGAGCCCTCGCCTTCCAGCTGACCCGGTGATGGATGTGGGCCTCGAGCCCTCCAAATGGGAGGACACAAGCCAACGGTCCCACACCGGAACCCTCCACCAACAGGGCTCCGCCAGGGGCGTCCCTAAGCCTTGGCCTGCACAAGACCCCCACTCCAGCCCCAGCGGAGGGAACAGGCTGAGATGCGAAGAGGCCTGGAGTGGTTCAGGGCCCAAGAGTGGGAAAGGGAGATAGTTCCTCAATCCCCTCCCAGGCCCCATTCCCTCGGCCTTCATCACCAAACACCAAAACCCTGCAGGAGCCCCCAGACCGCCTCTGAACCCCCAGTACTTACATCTGGTTTTAAGGAGAAGCActgccagcccccgccccccacccccagctggtcCCTTAGTGGCCCTCACCCAAGTAGCAGCTGCCACCGGAGAGTCCTGTCCCGGCGACTAGAAAATATGGGCCCCCGTCAGTGACACCTGCCCCATTTCTCAGGCTCTCACCACCCCTGGCTCCCAACCTTGGCACGGCTTCTCCCgaggttccccccaccccctcggcGACCTCAGCCACTGCCAAGTCACCCTTGATTATTTTTCCAGGACAGTCTGGCCCTGAGTGCCTGGGCCCTTGGGAGGCCCCACTCCAGGCCCCGGAAGTCACAGACTTCAAGGGTGGTGAGAATGAGGATTCCAACATTCTCACACCCTCAAGTCCTCAAGTTCATCTTGGACCTGGAGGCTGTAGAGAAGGAATCCTTCTGCAATCCgcacccccacccagctcccagctcccagaacTAACCTCTTCTCGTTCAGGGCTGCCAGCCCTCGGCCCGAACACTCTGAGAAACACTTGTTGCCATGCCCAGCAGGGAGCTCCAGCAGTTGTGAGGGGGTCTTATCTCTGCAGCCCCAGGCCTAGCACAAGGCCAAGCAAATGCgggcggaaggaaggaaggaaggaagggaggaaggaaggaaggaaggagtggagggatggatgaatggatggagggagggatgggtggatggagggagggagggagacagggagggatggagacagggagggatggagggagggatggcctCTATGTACACAGACTGTCAGCACCTCACAGTCTGGACAAACAAAACAGTCAAGCGTTTCATCAAGTTAATCCAGGAAATTCACTCCACAGAGCCCCCCTCTGCAGATATTAACAACCCCTCCCCAGCCAGTGCTTACACAGAGCTTGCCGTGTGCCGGGCGCTCCCTGCAAAAGCCGTGTGAAGCAGATAGCATTTTTTTACCCCCATTTTATCGACGAGggccaggagcacagagaggttgagtcatCAACACAAGGTCGCACAGCCAAGAAGCGACGGCTCTGGGTTCTCCCCCCTTCAGGAATATGGCCCAACAGCAGGCAAAGCACTCACTGTGCCGTCTTCACCGTCTGAGGCAGATTCAGGAGACATCGGTTTCCTCCGAGTGCAATTGTTGGTACCTACTTCCGTGAAGGGCTCGTAAAGTTCCCAAAACAAGGAGGCTCCCCTAGAGCTGATGCCGTCCACGCCTTCAGAACAGTCTGCACCTTCCCTCCATAACAAGGTcagtgtcggggcgcctgggcggctccgtgggttgggcgtccgacttcagctcaggtcatgatctcacggttcgtgggttcgagccccgcgtcgggctctgtgctgacggctcggagcctggagccttctctcgattctgcgtctccctctgtcttcgcccttctcctgctcgcagtgtctctatctctcaaggatgaatacacattaaaacaaataaaaaaaaaaaaaaaaaaaaaggtcagcatCTCTGCAAACAtcccaaaaaagaagaaaattcttgaCTCTTCATCTGGTACCTcagtacttgtgtgtgtgtgtgttcggggTCATTTCTAGGTTTGTGTACATGTTTGACGGTGAGGCACGTAGCCCTGCGTGTACCTGTGTATCAGTGAACGGCCTACACTTGTGACACGTGCACACATATGGAGGCGCATGTATGCGCgtgtgtctgtctgcctgtccccgCGAGCTCGTGTAGCTGTGGGTGTGTGCACGTGACTGAGGTCGTTGCGTCCCCCAGTGTCCACCAGCAAAGTCCCAGTTCATCATTTCCCCACGTTGCtcaagggaaactgaggcccaaagagctTCCCCAAGACCCAGGGCCATCCGGAAAGTCACTAACGGAGCCAGAAACCAGAAGTCTGATCTCCTGCCGCTCCCAAGATCCGCCACGAAGCTCGGGCCACCTCTCTGCGTACAAGGTCTGTCTGCAGGCCAGGCTGACCCTTTGCAGCGCTCGGGTCTGCTCCGGGTCCGAGGTGTAGCAGCCACCGACCCCGCTGTCAGGACCGGCCTCGAGAATGCAACAGAAAGTTCCCCGCAGCCTGAGATCCCCAACGCAGCAGGAAAGACCCCTACACATACCTTTACGCTCCCTGTCTTTCGGTCTCTTTTTACCAAACGTTTCTTGATCTTTCTATTACCAAAGTCATGGATGCTCGCTTTTAAGAAAGAACTTAAGCTGAATAAAATAGCACCCTCAGATAAGCACTGTTACAACATCCAAAgggcagaaaggggagggagaggagaatcgAACTGGCCAGGCCCAAGTCAGGCCTCGGCGCAAATGGGTGAAACCAAACACTAAGCCCAGACTGCCGGGGCTCTGGATGGAAACTCTGGACACGCAGTGCTCTGGACCCACACCAAGTGCCACCAGCCCAGATCTGCCACTCGACCTTGACGCTCAAGTTTTAGGGCGCCTTGGGACCAACAGTCGCCTGGGATGCATTTAGTCCTATCTGCCCCTTTTAGAGACGGGGAGACCAGGACTTTGCAAGGAGATAACTGTGGCTCTGGGGAGGAATTCGGTCAACGGGCACCTCCCAGGGGCTGCCGGACCTCCGCCTCCATCCACAGCAGGAAGGCAGGGGGTACCCCAAGACCAGACAATATGAGttgaatgaaggagaaagaagagaggggaagagagagaaggaaacggCGGACCGCGGCAGGATGAACCCCGGGCTGGCGTTAGAAGTCCCGGCTTCAAATCTGGGTTCCGTTGTcacccagctgtgtgaccctgggcagtcGCTGACCCCCTGAGTCTCAGCTTGCTCCTCCTCGCTGCGGGGATAAAAGCGTCTACTTCACGTCGGAACAATTGAGTGAATGTGGGAAGCACCGGGCACGAGGCCCAATAAATGATAGGTGCCCGATCAATGCTAATTAAACAGTGTGAGttagggacagaggaggagagcaCGCTCCAGGCAGAGTGGCGGGGGGTCCCCCCAAACCTGCGGGCCTCAGAATTTGCTCTGTCTCAGGAGATTTGGGAAACCCATGCCTCTGAGCCAGCCCCATTTCCTGCCCAAATTAAACAGTAACCGCCCAAGGTCAGGGAAAGGGCCTTGTCGGAACAGGTTTCTCTCCGAGGGGCGGCTCGGCCTTGAGCAGGTGgtcccacccccacacctgccTATAAGTGTGTCCCTGCCCACCTCGACGGCCACTCGGTCCTGAGCCAGTCCCACTCGCAACATGTTGGGCTTCACCACCCTAGCCGCGCTCCTGGCCTGTGGTAAGCCGTGGGGCGGGGACTAGCTGGGgccggcaggctctgtgctcaggctGGCCTCCCCGGGGACAAGGAGAGCAGCGGGGGGCTCTCCCCAGCTCCAGGAAAGGGGATTTGGGGCGACCAGCTGTGTGTCAAGCTAAGGCACTCGCCTGCTGGGCAGCCCTTGTTTCCATATCTGCAAAATAGGCTGATGATGTGGCCGGGGGAGAGTCACCGCCTCATCCCGGGCTCTCTCCAGGGACCATAAGGGCCTGGCTTTCTCAGCGTTGGCATCTCTTCCTTGGGGACCGATGCTTTGTTCACCCATTTTGGTGACCTTCTCCCAGACAGGAATCAAGGGACTTGGCTTGAATGTCACTTACTCTGGGCGGGACAACAACAAGCCACTTCACCTCTCTAGATCTCACTGGCTCCTTTGACAGATGAGAGCACTTGATTGAGAGTCCTTCCGGCTAACGACAACGACAGTCCTAAGTAATAATAGCAGCTTGCTGTTTGTTACATGTTTACCATATGCCAGGCGCCGCGCCAAGCCCTTGACAGGCAGGAGCTGATTTGACTGGCGCAGCAACCTTGAACGGCAGGGTCTATCaacacctccattttacagacgaggaactgaggctcagcgaGGCTCAGGATCTTGCCTGAGATCGCATGACTGGTTAACGGTGGGGCCGGAATTTGAATCCCGGGCCATCTCGCTGCAGAGCACATGCTCCTGACCGCTCCGCCCAGCTCCCCAGCCCTGACAGTCTGGAACCCTGGATTCGGTGCTCACACACCCCCATTTTGCTGCGGTCTAAAAAGGgacagcagggagagaaggaaagacgcAGCTTTATCTGGGGACACACACGCAGCTGCCTTTTTAGTTCCTTCAACGCCTCAAACATTCGCTCCGCGCCAGGCCTTTTACTAAAGTCTTTCTACGCGTTGTCTGATTTCGTCCTCAGTTCAAACTCACCAAGCTGGTGCCACTCTTCCCATTGCACAGagagggaagctgaggcccagagaactaGCCGGCTTCCCCGGGCAGTAAAACCTGAGCCCGCGTCTGCCCAGCCCCAAAGCCTGTGCCCTTGccacctgccccttccctgctgggggTGCCGGCCCCTCTCACCCGTGCGCTTCCCCTCCCGAAtcccccagcctccagctgcGGGGTCCCCAGCTTCCTGCCCAACCTATCGGCCCGAGTGGTAGGAGGAGACAATGCCAGGCCCCACAGCTGGCCCTGGCAGGTAAGCATGCCgctgcaggggtgggaggtgggctgcAGAGGGTGGCGGGGTGAGGGTCCCGGGGCTGacatgtgccccccccccccccgctccagaTCTCTCTCCAGTACCTCAAGAATGGCACATGGAGACACACGTGTGGCGGCACCTTGATTGCCAACAGCTTCGTCCTCACAGCCGCCCACTGCATCAGGTGAGCGGGGTGACGCCCAgggaccccgcccccgccccggggtgCCAGCCTGATGACtgcttttattgagcacctactacacaCCCCAGACACTGGGCTCCCGAAGCCGCTTCTACCCAGTAACTTCGCCATTCACTTCTTCATGCAGCAAGCATTTATTGTGCGCCCACAGCGTGCCAGGGCACGCGGCGGTGAGGACACTCCGGGCTCGCAGGGAGCTTACATTGTAGCATAAGAGCAACAGGCCATTCAACAAGTAGCCATCTGACGTATCGAGTGGCAACGAGGAAAAATAAGGCAGGCCGGAAAGCGGAAGGGGTCCCATTTTAAACGGGGTGGCCAGGGGAGGACCCGAGGGAAGTAAGGGAAGGGTGTtccgggcagagggaacagccagtgcaaagaccaggaggagggaggctACTTGGTAGGTGTGAGAAATAGCGTGCGAGCAGGGGTGGCAGGAGCAGCGTGTGCGAGGAGAGCAGGAGACGGGGGAGGCAGGAACGAACGCGAGATCATCCGGGCGAGAGGCGGTGGCGGCTTGGACCGGCTCGTGTCACAGCCACCTGGGCAGGCGATGCCAACGCGGTCTCCGCcgtacagatgagggaactgaggcccagggccGCCCCCCCTGGGAATCAGGGTAGACTTGACCCCGAGAGCAGGGTCCTCACCCTGAGCCCCGGGGAGGGTCCGTGCCGATGGAGACTCGCTTCCCCAAAACGATGCCCACGGTGGCCACAGGCCTGGGCCGCCAAAGCTCCGAGTTCCCTCCCTACCCCTCTGGCCAGCAAGGGCAGGAAGCCACCCTGACCCagtccccttcctctgctcagcaACACCAAGACCTACCGCGTGGCCCTGGGCAAGAACAACCTGGTGGTGGACAATGAGGAAGGCTCCCTGTTCGCGAACGTGGACACTATCTTTGTCCACGAGAAGTGGAACTCCTTCCTGGTGCGGTGAGTGCCCGCCGTTTCACGGCCCCTGGGGGAAGCGCCGATATGGGGGCGGTGGGGGTCCCCGATATGACAGAAcccgcccccaccctgtccctggaCCCCGTCCTCACCCTGACCAGCCAGCAGACGACCCCTTTATGCAAAATGGAGAAATGCTAAATGGAGACGGACGCCTCTTCCGTCTCCATCATTGGCCAAGGGTTCCCAGAAGCTCCACGTGGAATAAAGACCCCCGAGGCCCCCACGGTGTCTTGCCTGAAGTCTCTCAGCCAGAGGCCAAGCCAGGACTCGCCGTTACTGAGTGCCTCCTGCGTGCCCATATTGCAATAATCTTATTTAACTGTCACAACAGCCCTACCTAGACAAGGAaccgagactcagagaggttagggagcacgtcccaggtcacacagcccagactcagagaggttagggagcacgtcccaggtcacacagcccagactcagagaggttagggaGCACAGCCCGGGTCACACAGcccagactcagagaggttagggagcacgtcccaggtcacacagcccagTATGTGGCAGAACAGGGAATCAAACCAGCTCGGCAGGGGCCGCTCTTCGATCATTTCCAATTGGCTTTAAGGTCATGTCTCGTTGGTACGTAGCCTGCAGCGGCCCGGAAAGTTCCTGCTCTAGTCTCCCCTCCATAGAGCCTCACATGACGGGAAGGCACATGAGACGGAAGTTTCCTCTCAAGGGGCGCGCCGCGGTGTTGGGAGGCGGGTGTCATCTCTGTCTGCCACTAGGAAACTCGCTGTCCTCGAGGACTCCTGGTCACCCTAGGCTTGGCTCCCGGCTGACAGCCTGGGCTGCTTAGCCTTAGCTCGCGGAGCCGGCGTCCTCCTACACACTCACCGCCTCCACTTTGGATTCCAGCAACGACATTGCCCTCATCAAGCTGGCGAAGCCCGTGCAGCTGAGTGCCACCATCCAGGTGGCATGCCTGCCGGAGGAGGGCTCTTTGCTGCCTCAAGACTACCCCTGCTACGTCACAGGCTGGGGCCGCCTCTGGAGTGAGTACAGCCCCCGGCAAATCATGAgagccttcctggaggaagcgGCTCCCACGATAAGCGCACCGCCCGCCGTTGCCCGacccttttcctttctgtctcaacATCTTCACATCTGTTTTACCCTTGTGATAGTAACAGCTCGTATTTGTTAAGCACCTACCACGTGTCAGACCCTCTCGCAAGGGCACCTGAGGGGTGTCGTAAGATTGGAACTTGTCAAGTACTCAGAGCGGCGCCTGGTCTAATTGACTACGAAATAAACCAGGCAAGCCGCTGGGGGCAGGGGATTGGAGCTTCTGGAAAACCACATGCCTAAGTTAAAAGGGTGCATGCAAATAAGCGAAAGCACAGAAGACTTACAGAAACACGCAGGTCTGTCCTGGGAAAATCCGGGGGGAAGAAAGACCTCGGATGGTAGGACACCAAAGGCGGACGCGACAAGGAAATGATGGACCCTGGGGAAACCCCAGAATCCAAGTTAAAGATAAGTCAACGCAGTGGTTATCTCTGGAGGGCTTCCTACAGATGAGCTCTGCCTCCCGCgggctcccttccccaccctcagaAGGGTCTCTGACTCAGACTTTGGGACCGCAGGCTCGGAGTCATTTCTCTCCGTTAagggcccgtgtgtgtgtgtgtgtgtgtgtgtgtgtgtggctgcccCCGAGGGGAGCCAGAGCTCACCTGGGTCCCGCCCCGGCCCCGTCCAGCCCTCTGTTCCCCGAAGGCCTGGCGCCGTCCAGGCTGACGCGGGGCCAAcatctgtccccccctcccccccagccaaCGGCCCCATTGCCGACGAGCTCCAGCAGGGCCTGCAGCCCGTGGTGGACCACACCACGTGCACCCAGAAGGACTGGTGGGGAAGCATGGTGAAGGACACCATGGTGTGTGCAGGTGGGGACGGTGTCATCTCGGCCTGCAACGTGAGTGTCCACACCCCGCACCGTGTCCCTGCCCCACGTGGCCAAGTGGaagggggcagtgaggagggcaaaggaggtgcgggggggggggggcccgcatGAGCAAACCCTCTCCCTGGTTGCGCCCGGGAGGCTCAGGGGAAACCTGTCAGCCCCACCCCTCCGCGCTATCGTGCGGGCAGGGGTGTGGAGCGAGTTCGAGTCCTAATCCCGCCACTTGGTAGCTGTGCAGCCTTGGGCAGGctgcttcccctctctgagccccagttttccCAGCTATAAAATGGAGGCACCGTGAGCACAGGGTTGATGTGAGGACCAAGTCTAACAAGCGTAGAAGAGACCTCATCGAAGTCAGAGGCAGGGGGCTTAGACAACCTGACCCAGAAACATCTAAAACCATCAGAAACGGTCCTGTTTTCAAACACACgacccctcccctcactcccacccttCCTCGCTCCCCCGGGTCTCCAGTGTGGCTCCTGGCATCCTCACCTCTCTGTGCAGCTCGCAGAGCCTTAGACACGACCTGAACAGCTAGGgaagccaaggcacagagagggttaTCCTtatcccaagatcacacagcaaccTAAGAGCTAGCCTGGGACTCCCAAACCACATCCCCGCCGCCTCCTTCACCGTGGACAGGCCGAGGCCAAAACAGGGGGTCTCAGCcccctatccccccacccccgtgaccCGCCCCTGCCTCCCAAGCCTCTGGGGGAGGCCCCGGGGGCTGACCTCTGCCCGGTCGGCCACAGGGAGACTCGGGCGGCCCACTGAACTGCCAGGCTGAGAACGGTTCCTGGGAGGTGCGAGGCATCGTGAGCTTTGGCTCCGGGCTGGGCTGCAACACCCTTAAGAAGCCCACGGTCTTCACCCGCGTGTCCGCCTACATCGACTGGATCAATGAGGTGGGTGCCCGTCTCCGAGCCCTTCTTcccgcccccaccagcccctcatccacccccccacccatcccttcactcgctccttctctccttcattcattcactcactcacccacTCGGGAAGTGCCACGGGCTTCCTGTCTGCAGATGTTGAGTCAGGTGCAGGGAAGGAAACAGTCACTAACTTCAGCCCTTTATCCACCAGCTTCAGCGAGTgcttgtggatccaccccaggCACCACACCAGtaccccccccggccccgcccctgccaccaAAGTGAAACCCCATGAGAGCAGggcccagcaggggagaggggtcagCAGGGGTGGGCACATGTACCCGAGGATGGGGGAACAGAGGGTCACAATGGACTTCGGAGCCTCATGCCGGGGGGACAGGATGTGTTCTGAGCCCCCATTTGCACAGTGGTCTTAAGTCCCGAGGGGGCTCAGACCCCTTGGGCAGAGGCGAGACGGGCTTGTCAAGGCCCTGGGGCTGCCTGCCAcgcccccttcctcctctcgGGCAGTGTTCTCTCCCGGCAGAGCCTCGTGCTGCCCCagaaggggacacacacacatacctccaCCCAAgtccctctccctgttctctGTTCTTCCAGAAAATGCAGCTGTGATTCTTCCTTGGGAGCCTGCAACCCCAATAAACATCCTTCCCCCTCAGACTGCCTGCATTTGTGATGTGTGCCTCCCCCGCGGGTCCCCGGGCTCTGTAGGGGCTGCCCCTTTCCACACCAGGGATGCAGGGAGAGACCCCCTCGGCCCACCTGGTTCGGCTGTGGAGGATGCTGCTGGGGTGCCGGTGGAGAGGGAACCCCAGAATGCCACATGGTAGCCTCAAAGGATGAGGGTTAAGGCCACACCGGACACTTACCCCCCAACATCTCACAGGCTGTGGACTACAGTGGCCTGATCAAATCACCCCCTTCCTGATCCTGCCTCCACAGAGGAGCCTGGTCGGTCCTCAGACACCACCCCGGCCCGGAGAGGATGGGGTCCCCCCAAGAACAGCTCCCCGGCCCGGAGAGGATGGGGTCTCCCCAAGAACAGCTCCCCGGCCCGGAGAGGATGGGGTCCCCCCAAGAACAGCTCCCCGGCCCAGAGAGGATGGCCACAGGAGAATGCCTGTTGCTCAGGGACGACCACTGGCTCCCTGAGAAAGAGACTCCCCAGTATCGCCCACCCTGGATCAGACCCCAGGGCTGCTGTCAGCTCGGGCTTTCTTGGTTGAGAAATGTCCAATGAGCGCTGACCTACGCCAGCCCTGTACTGGGCATCGTGAGAAGGAGGAGGGTCCCAGCGCCTCCTTCAGGGGGGGCAGGTTCGAGGGAAACGGCGGCCTCCACGCACAGTCACAGCAGGTCCGAGCTGGAAAAGCTTTTGCTGTATCAGACTGGCAGGGAAACAGAGGTccggagagaagagagagcagggcGAGGTCACAGGCACGGAGGGCCAGTAATGCATGAGCCACAGAGGCTCGGGGAAGGGAGCCCCCCTGAGGCCAACCAGAGGGCAAGTGGggccaaaaaagagagagatctaGTGTCCAAGTGGGAACCTGGACCCCGGGCCCCTGACCACGCACTCGTGCTTCGAGGGAgcgcccccaccccggcctctgGACTCCTGCTGGGAGAGCCCTCAGCCACAGCTGTCCCCGGCTGGCCCATGAGCTGCCAGGTTTCCCCATCAGAGTCTGGCTCCTGGACGTAGGGACCAGACAGACCCCCCCATACCTTACTAGGCCAAGGCGATTCTCAGGAAAGACTTTATCTACTCAACAAAGAGGCCCTCAAGCAGCCTGGCATCAGCTCAGACCTGGGAATCCAGGGA from Panthera leo isolate Ple1 chromosome C1, P.leo_Ple1_pat1.1, whole genome shotgun sequence encodes the following:
- the LOC122227702 gene encoding chymotrypsin-C-like; amino-acid sequence: MLGFTTLAALLACASSCGVPSFLPNLSARVVGGDNARPHSWPWQISLQYLKNGTWRHTCGGTLIANSFVLTAAHCISNTKTYRVALGKNNLVVDNEEGSLFANVDTIFVHEKWNSFLVRNDIALIKLAKPVQLSATIQVACLPEEGSLLPQDYPCYVTGWGRLWTNGPIADELQQGLQPVVDHTTCTQKDWWGSMVKDTMVCAGGDGVISACNGDSGGPLNCQAENGSWEVRGIVSFGSGLGCNTLKKPTVFTRVSAYIDWINEKMQL